Genomic window (Pseudomonas sp. L5B5):
TGACCCGCTATTTCCAGCAGAAGGGCTACATCGACCTCACCGATGCGCTGCTCTATGACCTCCAGCAATCCAAGCAACACCTGAGCAACGAACAGCTGGCGATGCTGATCGGCACTTCCTTTCGCTTCTCGGCGGCGGACATCGCCTTCACCTCGGACCTGATCAACCGCCGAGGCCTGATCACCCCGCCCAAGTACCCGATCCGCGAAGGCACCAGCCTCACGCCTTTCCTCAAGCGCGCCCTGCAATGCGACTTCGACTGCTACCTGACCGAACAGGTGATCCCGATGTGGCGTGCCCGCACCGATGGCGGCAGCCTCTTGCAACTGGTGGACCAGGTGAGCCTCTACGCGCTGCAGGACTATCTCAAGGCCAGCCCGAAGATCGCCGTGATGCACAACGCCGACGACGTCATCCTCGGCCCCGGCGACCTGGGCTTCCTGCGCAGGACCTTTGGCGAACGCCTTACCGTCTATCCCCATGGTGGCCATTGCGGCAACCTCAACTATCGCGTCAACAGCGACGCCATGCTGGAGTTCTTCCGTGGCTAAACATCTCCTGCTTATCGCTGCGTTGCTCTGCGCAAGCTACGCCCAGGCCGATGATGACCGAGCCGGCACCACCACCGCGTCCGACCCGGACGGGTTCACCGAGCCGCTGAAACAGCTCAAGTTCAACCCTGGCCTGGACCAGCGCGAGTTCGAACGCTCGACCCTCAGCGCGCTGAACGTCTATGACCCGCTGGAGTCCTGGAACCGCCGGGTCTACCACTTCAACTACCGTTTCGACCAATGGGTGTTCCTGCCGGTGGTGGACGGCTATCGCTACGTGACGCCGAAGTTCCTGCGCACCGGGGTCAGCAACTTCTTCAACAACCTGGGCGATGTTCCCAGCCTGCTCAACAGCCTGCTGCAGTTCAAGGGCCAGCGCTCGATGGAAACCACTGCCCGCCTGCTGGTCAACACCACGATCGGCATCGCCGGCCTGTGGGACCCGGCCACCAAGATGGGCCTGCCACGCCAGAGCGAAGACTTCGGCCAGACCCTGGGTTTCTATGGGGTTCCGGGCGGTGCCTACCTGGTACTGCCGCTCCTAGGCCCGTCGAACCTGCGCGATACCGCAGGGCTGGCAGTGGACTACAGCGCCGAATCGGCGATCAACTTCCTCAACGTCGCGGAAGTCAGCAAGAACCATCCGGAAGTCTGGCTCCTGCGCGGCGTCGACAAGCGCTACCAGACCAACTTCCGTTATGGCGAGCTGAACTCACCGTTCGAGTATGAACAAGTGCGCTACGTGTACACCGAAGCACGCAAGCTGCAGATCTCCGAATGACCCGGCCTCGCCCCGCCGTCCGGCGGGGCAGGCGCCACCCGTCCGTCTCCTTCCCCCCTTTGAAAAGCTGATTGGCACATTCTGGCGAAATCGATACGATACTAATCATTAGCTAGCTATCGATAACGCCAAAACATGAAACTGCCGACCTTGTTCCGCGCCGATATCTGGCAAGCCCTGTTCGCCCCCACTCCCGCCGACCTGCTGTTCGCCGTGCGCAATCTGATTGCCGGCGGGGCGGCGCTGTACTTGGCGTTTCGCCTGGATTTCGAGCAACCGCAATGGGCCCTGACCACCGTATTCATCGTCAGCCAATCCAGCAGCGGCATGGTCCTGGCCAAAGGCGCCTATCGCCTGCTGGGCACCCTGGCAGGGGCGCTGGTTTCCATCCTGCTGATCGCGAGCCTGGGCCAGGCGCCCTTGCTGTTCCTGCTGGCGATGGCTCTGTGGCTCGGCCTCTGCACCACCGGCGCCTCGCTGTTGCGCAACCATGCGGCCTACGGCTTCGTGCTGGCCGGCTACACCACGGCAATCATTGCCTTGCCCGCCACGGCAGCGCCCTTGCAGGTGTTCGACCAGGCGGTGGCGCGCTGTTCGGAAATCGGTCTGGGGATCATCTGCGCCGCCGTGGCGAGCCAGATACTGTGGCCACGCCGGGTGGAACAGGCGCTGGCGGCCCAGGGTCGAGCGGCCTGGCTCGCCGGGCGCCAGGCCGCCGCCTCGGAGCTGCTAGGGGAGGATCAGCGCAAGGGGCTGCTGGAAGCCCTGGGGCGCATCGTCACCGTGGATGCCCAGCGCGATCACGCCTGGTTCGAAGGACCGCAGGGGCGTCGTCGCTCCCAGGCGCTGCGGGTACTGAGCCGCGACCTGCTGGGCCTGCTCAGGTCCGCCCGGGGCGTCGCCCGGCAACGGCAGATGCTCGACTCAGCCACCGCCCAGCAACTCCAACCCTTGCTTGGCGAGACCATCCAGGCCCTGCAGGTCGAACATGACGCGGCCCTGCCTCCCTTACTCCAGCGCCTGCAACAGGCTCTGCAGGACCCTTCGCTATCAGCCGAAGGCCATCTGTGCCTGGTGCAACTGGCCCAGGTACTGGAACGGGTGGCACAGAGCGCCCTCAGCGTTGAGGCCGTGGAACAGGGACAGGTTCCGCCTGGAGCTCCCGGCGCCCTGTCCTGGCACCGGGACCTCCAGCAAGGGGTGCTGGGGGGCTTGCGCGGAGCCCTGGCCTTTCTCACCGTGGCCGGTTTCTGGATTCTGTCCGCCTGGCCCTCGGGGCTGGGGGCCGTGTCCATTTGCGGCGTGGTGCTGAGCCTGTTCGCCGGGCGCGAGAACCCCGCCGCGTCTTGCCTGAACTTCTTCAAGGGCATTGCCCTGTCCATTCCCGTGGCGGCATTCGTGGGCCTCGGCCTACTGCCGGCCTGGGACGGTTTTCCCCTGCTGTGCCTGGGGCTGGCGGTGCCGCTGTTCTTCGCTTCGCTGTGCATGAGCCGGCCGAAGCTCGCCCCCGTCGCCTCGGCGTTCTGCATCTTCTTCGTCAACAACGTCGGCCCCAGTAACCTGATGAGCTACGACCTCGGGGCGTTCCTGAACAAGGCCATGGCCACCCTGGTCGGCGTCGGCATTGCCGTGGTGGTGCTGCGCCTGGTCAGCCTCAACCCGGGCGAACGGCACTACCGGCGGATGTTCAAGGCCTCTCTGTTCGATCTGGCGCAGCTCACCTCACGCCCCCCGGAGCAGGCCGAAAGCTGGTTTGGCGGACGCATGGCGGACCGCCTGATCCGGGTGTCGCGATATTGGCAGATGCAGCCCGAGAACCGCCGCAGTCACTGGGACAACGGCCTGCTGGGGCTGGACCTGGGAGATGAGTTGCTGCAATTGCGCGGCTGCCTGGAAACAGCCTTGGATGCCTTGGCCACAGAACGCGAGCATTACCTTGCGCACCTGGCGGCCCTGCTCAGGCACGGCGGCCCCAGCGTCGACCGCAGTGACCAACTGGATGCGGCTTCGGCGGCGCTGCTCAAGGCTCTGGATGCAGACCAGCACCTGCCCCAGCAAGCCTGGGAGATGGCCAGGGCGGCGATCCTGCAACTGCAGTTCACCTGGCGCCGCTGGTGCCGCCAGCAACCCGCTGCCCAGGCGCTACAGGGCCCCGCGACCGGCTGACCGCGAATCAGGCGCGAACAGCGCGCCAGGCCTTGCTGGCCAGGGTCACGCCAAGCAGCACCACGGCACCGGCGACAATCCCCACCACGGCGTTGAGCAGCGTCGGCAAGATCACCGAGAAACCGCCCACCAAGGCAGTACTGTGCGCGGTCAGGCCCTCGATCAGGTGATGGGCCGCCGGCACCCCATGGGTGAGGATGCCGCCGCCGACCATGAACATGGCCGCGGTGCCGATCACCGACAGGCTTTTCATCATGTAGGGCGCCGCTCGCAGGATCGCCCCGCCGACGCTCCTGGCCACCTGCCCCGGCTTGCGCGCCAGCCACAGGCCCAGGTCGTCGAGCTTGACGATCCCGGCTACCAGGCCGTAGACCCCGACCGTCATCACGATGGCGATACCCGACAGCACCACGACCTGCTGGGTCAGCGGCGCATCGGCCACGGTGCCCAGGGTGATGGCAATGATCTCGGCAGAGAGGATGAAGTCGGTGCGCACCGCCCCCTTGATCTTGTCCTTTTCGAAGGCCACCAGGTCAGTGGCCGGGTCCGCCACTGCCTCGATCAGCTGGGCATGGTCCGCCTGGTCCTGATCCTTGCTGTGCAGGAACTTGTGAGCCAGCTTCTCGAAGCCCTCGAAACACAGGTAGGCCCCGCCGAGCATCAGCAGCGGGATCACCAGCCAGGGGGCGAAGGCACTGATGGCCAGGGCCGCCGGCACCAGGATCAGCTTGTTGCGAAACGAGCCCTTGGCCACGGCCCAGACCACCGGGATCTCCCGCTCGGCACGGACCCCGGACACTTGCTGGGCGTTGAGGGCCAGGTCGTCGCCCAGCACACCGGCGGTCTTCTTCGCCGCCATCTTGGTCATCAGGGCCACATCGTCCAGTACCGCGGCGATATCGTCGATCAGAACCAGCAAACTGCTTCCTGCCATGGGCCAGGCTTCCTGCATGAAATGAGGCGCGCAGCATACCGCGCCACCGAGCAGGCACGCGAGGTGCCGTCGATCCTGGCGGCAAACGGTCATCCGCCAGGCCCCGCGACAGCCCTGCGAACCTGGAAAAATCCTCGCCCATGGGCTTTCTTGAGCCCCTCGCAAGCCCGGTGCTACCATGCGCAACCGCCCGAGCAGGCAAGGAATCCCCCGGTTTATGAGCACCATCCGCGAGCGCAATAAAGAACTGATCCTGCGGGCCGCCAGCGAAGAGTTTGCCGACAAGGGCTTCGCCGCCACCAAGACCAGCGACATCGCCGCCAAGGCCGGGTTGCCCAAGCCCAACGTCTACTACTACTTCAAGTCCAAGGAAAATCTCTACCGCGAGGTGCTGGAAAGCATCATCGAACCGATTCTCCAGGCGTCCACCCCGTTCAACGCCGACGGCGTGCCCGGCGAGGTGCTCAGCGGCTACATTCGTTCGAAGATCCGCATCTCCCGTGACCTGCCCTTCGCCTCCAAGGTGTTCGCCAGCGAGATCATGCACGGCGCGCCACACCTGAGCCCGGACCAGGTGGAGCAGCTCAACGCCCAGGCCAAGCACAACATCGAGTGCATCCAGACCTGGATCGACCGTGGCCAGATCGCGCCCCTGGACCCTCATCACCTGATGTTCAGCATCTGGGCCGCCACCCAGACCTACGCCGATTTCGACTGGCAGATCTCGGTGGTCACCGGCAAGGCCAAGCTGGCCGAAGAAGATTACGAAGCCGCGGCCCAGACCATCATCCGCCTGGTGCTCAAGGGCTGCGAGCCCGAATCCGCATAACCCGCCTTCCTGACGCCGCCCTGTTCAAGGGCGCCACGGGGTTCGTGTAGCCGCTGCCGCAGGCTGCGTACGGCTCGGCACGAGCCCCCTGGTGGCTATCGGCAATTAACCTGAGGTACCGCGTCGCCCGGTTTGGCGGGCGCTGCGCACCCGATCGCAGCCTCGCAGGCTCGACAGCGGCTACACGTACTGCGCGACCTAAGCGCTGACGCCGGCATCCGCTGCCAGGCCCTGGGCCTCGATGGCGCTGATGGCGCACTGCTCGTCGATGTCCGAGGTGTCACCACTGATACCGATGGCGCCCATCACCACTCCCGCCTGATCACGGATCAATACGCCCCCTGGCGCCGGTACCACGCTGCCCTGCCCTAGGCTGTTGAGCGCGCCGATGAAGGCCGGGCGCTGCTGGGCATCCAGCGCCAGCAGGCGCGAACCCTTGCCCAGGGCGATGGCGCCCCATGCCTTGCCGATGGCGATCTGCGGGCGCAACAGGCTGGCGCCATCCTCGCGCTGCAGCGTCACCAGGTGCCCCCCGGCGTCGAGTACCGCAATGGCCAGCGGTGCCGCGCTGATCTTGCGCCCCGCATTGATGGCCTGGTTGGCCAGGTTGATTGCGACTTTCAAGGTTAAAGCGCTCATGGGTGCTGTCCTCATCTTGTTATTGGAAAGCCTGGTGGAGCTTCTTTCAGGAGAAGCTCGATGCAACGAATAGAACACAATGTAATTTATTTTTGTATACAATAATATCGACATACTAGCCCGTGCGACAAAAGGACGCCGGAATATCAAGCCCTCAGGCAACACCATTACCGCCCAAGAAAACCCATTGACCTGCGTCGCTCGCCATGAATACACTCCGCAAAAAGCCACTTGTATACAATTACAAAACGTAAGAGGCACAAAACCATGAGCAAAATGAGAGCAATCGAAGCCGCCGTTCTGGTGATGCGCCGTGAAGGGGTCGATACCGCCTTTGGCATCCCGGGCGCCGCCATCAACCCGCTGTACTCTGCACTGCAGAAAGTCGGCGGCATCGATCATGTGCTCGCTCGCCACGTCGAAGGCGCCTCGCACATGGCCGAGGGTTATACCCGGACCAAGGCCGGCAACATTGGCGTCTGCATCGGGACCTCGGGCCCTGCCGGCACCGACATGGTCACCGGCCTGTACAGCGCTTCGGCCGACTCGATCCCGATCCTCTGCATCACCGGCCAGGCGCCACGAGCCCGCCTGCACAAGGAAGATTTCCAGGCCGTGGACATCACCAGCATCGTCAAGCCGGTGACCAAGTGGGCCACCACCGTGCTGGAGCCGGGCCAGGTGCCCTACGCCTTCCAGAAAGCCTTCTATGAAATGCGTTCAGGTCGCCCTGGCCCAGTGCTGATCGACCTGCCGTTCGACGTGCAGATGGCGGAAATCGAATTCGATATCGACGCCTACCAGCCATTGCCCCTGGCCAAGCCATCGGCCACCCGGGTCCAGGTCGAGAAAGCCCTGGCCCTGCTGGATCAGGCCGAACGGCCGTTGCTGGTGGCCGGTGGCGGAGTCATCAACGCCGACGCCAGTGAATTGCTGGTGGAGTTCGCCGAACTGACCGGCATTCCGGTGATCCCGACCCTGATGGGCTGGGGCAGCATTCCCGACGATCACCCGCAAATGGTGGGCATGGTCGGCTTGCAGACGTCCCATCGCTACGGCAACGCGACCCTGCTCAAATCCGACGTGGTGCTGGGCATCGGCAACCGCTGGGCCAACCGCCACACCGGTTCGGTGGACGTCTACACCGAAGGTCGCAAGTTCATTCACATCGACATCGAGCCGACCCAGATCGGCCGTGTCTTCACCCCGGACCTGGGCATCGTTTCCGACGCGGGCAGTGCCCTGACCGTGCTGCTGGAGGTGGCGCGCGAATGGCAGGCCGCCGGCAAGCTCAAGAACCGCAGCGCCTGGCTGCATGACTGCCAGGAACGCAAGGCCAGCCTGCAACGCAAGACCCACTTCGACAACGTGCCGGTCAAGCCCCAGCGCGTGTACGAAGAGATGAACCAGGTGTTCGGCAAGGACACCTGCTACGTCAGCACCATCGGCCTGTCGCAGATCGCCGGTGCCCAGTTCCTGCACGTCTACAAGCCGCGCCACTGGATCAACTGTGGCCAGGCCGGCCCGCTGGGCTGGACCATTCCCGCGGCCCTGGGGGTGGTCAAGGCCGACCCGAACCGCCAGGTGGTGGCACTGTCCGGGGACTACGACTTCCAGTTCATGATCGAAGAACTGGCGGTGGGCGCGCAGTTCAACCTGCCGTACATCCACGTGGTGGTGAACAACTCCTACCTGGGGCTGATCCGCCAGGCCCAGCGCGGCTTCGAGATGGACTACTGCGTACAGTTGTCCTTCGACAACCTCAACGCCCCGGAGCTCAACGGCTACGGCGTGGATCATGTCGCGGTGGCCGAAGGCCTGGGCTGCAAGGCCCTGCGGGTATTCGAACCCAAGGATATCCAGCCGGCCCTGCGCCAGGCCCAGGAACTGGCTGCCAGCTTCAAGGTGCCGGTGGTGGTGGAGATCATCCTGGAACGGGTGACCAACATCTCCATGGGCACCGAGATCAACGCGGTCAACGAGTTCGAAGACCTGGCGCTGGTGGGCAATGACGCCCCCACCGCCATCGCCCTGCTCGACTGACGAGCCAACACAGCTCCTGTAGCCGCTGCCGAAGGCTGCGATCGACCGCCAAGCGGGCGCGCGCTTCGACACTGCGCAAGGTTCCCCGGACCTCTGCGCACGGCTGCAGGACTTGATAGATCCACAGGAGACCACCATGCCGCGTTTTGCCGCCAACCTGTCCATGCTGTTCACCGAGCAGGACTTCCTCGCCCGCTTCAAGGCTGCCGCCGATGCCGGCTTCAGCGGTGTCGAGTACCTGTTCCCCTACGAATACAGTTCCGCCGAGATCAAGGCCCTGCTCGACGCCCATGGCCTGACCCAGGTGCTGTTCAACCTGCCCGCCGGTGACTGGGCCAAGGGCGAGCGAGGCATCGCCTGCCTGCCCGATCGGGTCGCGGACTTCCGAGCCGGAGTCGACCTGGCCATCGCCTATGCCCAGGTCCTGGGCAACACCCAGATCAACTGCCTGGCAGGTATCCGTCCCCAGGGCGTGGATGCCGCGCTGGTGGAAAAGACCTTCGTCGACAACCTCAAGTACGCCGCCGACAAGCTCCAGGCTGTCGGCATCAAGCTGGTGATGGAAGCCATCAACACCCGCGACATTCCAGGCTTCTACCTCAACAACACCGCCCAGGCGCTGTCGATCCGCGAGCAGGTGGGCAGTGCCAACCTGTTCCTGCAGTACGACATCTATCACATGCAGATCATGGAGGGAGACCTGGCGCGGACCCTGTCCGACCACCTGGCCCAGATCAACCACGTGCAGCTGGCGGACAACCCCGGGCGCAACGAACCAGGCACCGGCGAGATCAACTATCGCTTTCTGTTCGAGCACCTGGACCGCATCGGCTACCAAGGCTGGGTCGGCTGCGAATACAAACCGCTGGCCACCACCGAGGCTGGCCTGGGCTGGCTCAAGAGCCATAACGCCATCTGATCGGCAACCGCGTCATCGTTCATCACGGGCAGGTCGGATCGCCGCCCGCTCGCTCCTACAGCAGGAACGAGGCTTGCCCGCGAGACGGATGCCTTGGCACCCCGCAACCTTATAGAGCAATAAAAAGAGGATTTTCTCATGGCTAAGATCGGATTCATCGGCACCGGCATCATGGGCCACCCAATGGCTTCCAACCTGCAGAAGGCCGGCCACAGCCTGCTGCTCTCGGAACACCACGACAAGGCCCCGGCCGACCTGGTCGCCGCTGGCGCAGTCGCGCTGGCCTCGCCCAGGGAAGTGGCCCAGGAAGCCGAATTCATCATCATCATGGTGCCCGACACCCCGCAGGTCGAAGACGTGCTGCTGCGTGCCGACGGCGTCGCCGCCGGGATCGGCAAAGGCAAGATCGTCATCGACATGAGCTCGATCTCGCCCACCGCGACCAAGGCTTTCGCTGCCAGGATCAACCAGACAGGCGCGCAATACCTGGACGCCCCGGTGTCCGGCGGAGAAGTCGGCGCCAAGGCGGCGACCCTGAGCATCATGGTCGGCGGCGACAGCCAAGCCTTCGAGCGTGCCCTGCCGCTGTTCCAGAGCATGGGCAAGAACATCACCCTGGTCGGCGGCAACGGCGATGGCCAGACCGCCAAGGTGGCCAACCAGATCATCGTCGCCCTGAACATCCAGGCGGTGGCCGAAGCCTTGCTGTTTGCCGCCAAGAACGGCGCCGACCCGGCCAAGGTACGTGAAGCGCTGATGGGTGGCTTCGCCTCCTCGCGCATCCTGGAAGTGCATGGCGAACGCATGATCAAGGGCACCTTCGACCCGGGCTTTCGGATCAACCTGCACCAGAAGGACCTCAACCTGGCGCTCAATGGCGCCCGCGAGCTGGGCATCAACCTGCCCAACACCGCCAACGCCCAGCAGGTATTCAGTACCTGCAACGCCCTGGGCGGCGGCAACTGGGACCACTCGGCGCTGATCAAGGGCCTGGAGCACATGGCCAACTTCTCGATTCGCGACAAGCAATAAGCCGTATTTGTAGCCGCCGCCCCGGACTGTGCGAGGGTCCGCAGGAAACGCATCGCTGCGGGCCATGGACAGGCCCTGCCGATCCTGGCGCCGCCCCCGGCGGCGGCTACACCTGTTCCATGCCCCCATAACAAGAATCCGGGAGCCCGCCATGTCGGCCGATCCGCAACAATTGCTGCGTGAGCTGTTCGCCACAGCCATCGACGCCGCCCATCCGCAACACGTCCTCGAACCCCACCTGCCCAGCGACCGCAGCGGCCGGGTCATCGTCATCGGTGCCGGCAAGGCCGCCGCCGCCATGGCCCAGGTGGTCGAACGCAACTGGCAGGGCGAAGTCCGCGGGCTGGTGGTCACCCGCTATGGCCACGGTGCCCCCTGCAACAAGATCGAAGTGGTCGAGGCCGCCCATCCGGTACCCGATGCGGCGGGCCTGGCCGTGGCCCGGCGAGTGCTGGAACTGGTCAGCGACCTGACGGAACAGGACCGGGTGATCTTCCTGTTGTCCGGTGGTGGTTCGGCGCTGCTGGCCCTGCCCGCCGCCGGCATCACCCTGGCCGACAAGCAGGCGATCAACAAGGCACTGCTCAAGTCCGGCGCCACCATTGGCGAGATGAATTGCGTGCGCAAGCATCTCTCGGCGATCAAGGGCGGTCGCCTGGCCAAGGCCTGCTGGCCGGCCACGGTGCATACCTATGCCATTTCCGACGTGCCGGGCGACCTGGCGACAGTCATTGCCTCCGGCCCCACCGTGGCCGACCCCAGCACCTCGGCCCAGGCCCTGGCGATTCTCCAGCGCTACGCCATCGACGTGCCGCCAGCGGTGCGTGAATGGTTGCACAACCCCGAGTCGGAAACGGTCAAGCCTGGCGATCCGAGCCTGGCCCGCAGTCACTTCCAGTTGATCGCCCGCCCCCAGCAATCCCTCGAGGCGGCAGCCGTCAAGGCACGCCAGGCCGGTTTCAGCCCGCTGATCCTCGGTGACCTGGAAGGCGAGTCTCGCGAGGTGGCCAAGGTCCATGCCGGGATTGCCCGCCAAGTGGCCCTGCATGGCCAGCCTCTGGCCGCGCCCTGCGTGATCCTCTCCGGTGGCGAGACCACGGTCACCCTGCGCGGCACGGGTCGTGGCGGGCGCAATGCCGAATTCCTGCTGAGCCTGACCGAGAGCCTCAAGGGCCATCCCGGTATCTACGCCCTCGCGGGCGATACCGATGGCATCGACGGTTCCGAGGACAACGCCGGGGCGATCATGACTCCAGACAGCTACGCCCGCGCCGCGGCCCTGGGCTTGAACGCCAGCGACGAGCTGGACAACAACAATGGCTACGGTTACTTCGCCGCCCTGGACAGCCTGATCGTCACAGAGCCGACGCGTACCAACGTCAACGACTTCCGCGCCATCCTTATTCTCGAGACGCCCAAACATGACGCCTGACAAGAAGGTCAAGATCCTCGCCACCCTGGGTCCGGCCACCGATGGCCTGGAGGATATCCGTGAGCTGGTTCAAGCCGGCGTGAATATCTTCCGCCTCAATTTCAGCCATGGCAGCCATGCCGACCATGCCCAGCGCTACGCCTGGATTCGCCAGGTGGAAAGCGAGCTGAACCACCCCCTGGGCATCCTCATGGACCTGCAAGGGCCCAAGCTGCGGGTCGGTACCTTCGCTGCCGGCAAGGTCCAGCTGGTGCGCGGGCAGCCCCTGCGCCTGGACCTGGACCCGACACCGGGCGATGCGCGACGGGTCAACCTGCCCCACCCGGAAATCATCGCCGCGCTGGAACCAGGCATGGACCTGCTGCTGGACGACGGCAAGCTGCGCTTGAAGGTCCAGGCCAGGCACGCCGACGCCATCGACACCCTGGTGCTCAACGGTGGCGAACTGTCGGATCGCAAGGGCGTCAACGTGCCCCAGGCCGTGCTGGATCTCAGCCCGCTGACCGCCAAGGATCGCCGCGACCTGAGCTTCGGCCTGGAGCTGGGCGTGGACTGGGTGGCGCTGTCCTTCGTGCAGCGCCCGGAGGATATCCGCGAAGCCCGGGAGCTGATCGGCAACAAGGCATTCCTGATGGCCAAGATCGAAAAGCCCTCGGCGGTGGCCCAACTGCGGCAAATCGCCGAGCTCAGCGACGCGATCATGGTGGCCCGGGGCGACCTCGGGGTCGAGGTGCCGGCCGAATCCGTACCGCAGATCCAGAAGGACATCATCGGCACCTGCCGCCAGCTGGGCAAACCGGTGGTGGTGGCGACCCAGATGCTCGAATCCATGCGCTTTTCCCCGGCACCGACCCGCGCCGAGGTGACCGATGTCGCCAATGCCGTGGCCGAGGGCGCCGACGCGGTGATGCTGTCGGCGGAAACCGCCTCCGGCGAGTACCCGCTGGAAGCCGTGCAGATGATGAGCAAGATCATCCGCCAGGTGGAAACCGGGCCGGACTACCAGGCCCAGCTGGACGTCAGCCGGCCCCAGGCCGAGGCCACGGTGTCCGATGCGATCAGCTGCGCGATCCGGCGCATCTGCAGCATCCTGCCGGTGGCCGTGCTGGTGAACTACAGCGAATCAGGCAGCTCGACCCTGCGCGCCGCCCGGGAGCGACCGTCGGTGCCGATCCTCAACCTGACCCCCAACCTGCAGGCCGCACGGCGCCTGACCCTGGCCTGGGGCGTGCACTCGGTGGTCAACGATCGCTTGCGCCAGGTCGACGAGGTCTGCAGCACGGCCCTGGAAATTGCCCAGGCCCAGGGCCTGGCCAAGCGCGCAGACACGGTGGTGATCACCACCGGTGTGCCGTTCGGCCAGCCGGGGACGACTAACTCCCTGCGTGTCGAAACCCTTCTCTGACCTGCCCCCACTGCCCGCGCTGCTTCCCCATTCATCCGGCGCTCTCCCCAGAGAGAGCCCGGTGCATCGGACGCAGCCAGCAGTGGCCACACTCACCGATATCCATCATGCCGTCACAGTCCTTCAACGCTTTGTGCCCCGATTGGGCCACTGCCCTGCTCAATGGCTTCAGCCAGATCTTTCTCCAGCGCCACCCGCTGTGCGGCCTGCTGTGCCTGCTGGCGATCCTGGCCAGCGCCCCGACCCTGCTCGGCGGCGCCCTGCTCGGCGCCCTGGCCGGGCTGCTCACCGCCCAGCAACGGGGCTATGCCAAGGCCGACCGGCAAGCCGGGCTCTTCAGCTACAACGGGATACTGCTGGGGTTGCTGCTGAGCCTGTACCTGCCGTGGTCGATCCTGCTGCCGCCGTTGATCATCGCCGCCGGCGGCCTGAGCGCGATCATCACCCAGCAGTGGCTCAAGCGCGCTCGTCACCCGGCCAGCCTGCCGGCCTACACCGCCCCCTTCGTCGGCCTCGGCTGGCTGCTGGCCGGCCTGTTTGCCCCTCTGCCTGCCAGCGCGCCGGGCCTGCCCGCAGTGACGCTGCCCGGATTGCTGGACGGCCTGTTCCAGGGCCTGGGCCAGGTGATGTTCCTCGGGAACTGGCAGGCGGGCCTGCTGATTTGCGCCGGCCTGCTCTTGGCCAACCGCCGGGCAGCGGCCTGGACCCTGGGTGGCTCGGGGTTCGGCCTGGCCGTGGCGTTGCTGCAGCAGGCGCCCGACCAGGCGCTGTCCGGCCTGGCCGGCTACAACTGCGCGCTGGTGGCCCTGGCGCTGAGCCAGCGGGGCCTGCGCCCCTGGTGGCCAGTGCTGGGCATGGTCCTGGCGCTGCTGATCACCCCCGGGCTCGCCGCGATGGGCCTGGCACCCCTCACCGGCCCCTTCGTCCTGGCCTGCTGGCTGGTGCTGGCCTGCAACCGGGCATTCGGCCGTAGACCTCGCAACGACGCGCCTTGCGCTCCTGCGACAAATCCCCCTAGGCTTCGCTGATCTTCGATTCAGGCGATTTCCATGGGTAACAGCGACAACTGGCGGCAACGCCTCTACGTGATGATCTTCCAGACCGATACGGTGGCCGGAAGAC
Coding sequences:
- a CDS encoding urea transporter; this translates as MPSQSFNALCPDWATALLNGFSQIFLQRHPLCGLLCLLAILASAPTLLGGALLGALAGLLTAQQRGYAKADRQAGLFSYNGILLGLLLSLYLPWSILLPPLIIAAGGLSAIITQQWLKRARHPASLPAYTAPFVGLGWLLAGLFAPLPASAPGLPAVTLPGLLDGLFQGLGQVMFLGNWQAGLLICAGLLLANRRAAAWTLGGSGFGLAVALLQQAPDQALSGLAGYNCALVALALSQRGLRPWWPVLGMVLALLITPGLAAMGLAPLTGPFVLACWLVLACNRAFGRRPRNDAPCAPATNPPRLR